The sequence below is a genomic window from Mycobacterium heidelbergense.
TCGCCGTACGGGCTGCGGGTGCACGGGCCGCTGGCGCTGGCCGTCGGCCGGCGGCTGCGGGAACGCTACGGCATCGACGAGAAGCCGACCGCCTCCGACGACGGCATCGTGGTGCGCTTGCCCGACACCGGGTTTTCCGCCGCGGACGCCCCGCCGGGCGCGGAGCTGTTCATCTTCGACGCCGACGAGATCGACCCGGTCGTCACCGCCGAGGTGGGCGGTTCGGCGTTGTTCGCGTCGCGGTTCCGGGAGTGCGCGGCCCGCGCGCTGCTGCTGCCCCGCCGGCATCCCGGCCGCCGCTCGCCGCTGTGGCACCAGCGCCAGCGCGCGGCCCAGCTGCTGGACGTGGCCCGCAAATACCCCGACTTCCCGGTGGTGCTCGAGACCGTCCGCGAATGCCTGCAGGACGTGTACGACGTGCCCGCGCTGGCCGGGCTGATGGCCGGCATCGCCGCGCGCACGGTGCGGGTGCTGGAGACCGAAACCGCGCGGCCCTCCCCGTTCGCGGCGTCGCTGCTGTTCGGTTACGTGGGCGGGTTCGTGTACGAGGGCGACACCCCGCTGGCCGAGCGCCGGGCCGCGGCGCTGTCGCTGGACAGCACGCTGCTGGCCGAGCTGCTCGGCCGCGTCGAGCTGCGCGAGCTGCTCGACGCGGACGTCGTCGCCGCGACCGGCCGCCAGCTGCAGCACCTGTCCGACGACCGGGCCGCCCGCGACGCCGAGGGCGTCGCGGACCTGCTGCGGCTCCTGGGCCCGCTGACCGAGGACGAGGTCGCGGCCCGGGCCGCGGCCGAGGACGTCGGGGGCTGGCTGGAGGGCCTGCGCGCCGCCCGGCGCGCGCTGACGGTGTCGTTCGCCGGCCGCGGCTGGTGGGTGGCCATCGAGGACATCGGCCGGCTGCGCGACGGGGTCGGGGCGGCCGTCCCGCCGGGCGTCCCGACCACCTTCACCGAGGCCGTCGCCGATCCGCTGGGCGAGCTGCTGGGCCGCTACGCGCGCACCCACACCCCGTTCACCACGGCCGAGGCCGCGGCCAGGTTCGGGCTGGGGCTGCGGGTGACGGCCGACGTGCTGGGCCGGCTCGCGAGCTCGTCAGGTTCGGGAGGCCGGCTGGTGCGCGGCGACTTCGTCGCCGCGCCCGACATCGCCGGAGGCGAGCAGTGGTGCGACGCCGAGGTGTTGCGCATCCTGCGGCGGCGGTCGCTGGCGGCGCTGCGCGCGCAGGTGGAGCCGGTGAGCACGGCCGCGTATGGGCGGTTCCTGCCGGCCTGGCACGGCATGTCGTCGGGCCACTCCGGGCTGGACGGGCTGATGGCCGTCATCGACCAGCTGGCCGGCGCCCGGATGCCCGCGTCGGCGATCGAACCGCTGGTGCTGGCCTCGCGGATCCGCGACTACGCCCCGGCGATGCTCGACGAGCTGCTCGCCAGCGGCGAGGTCACCTGGTCGGGCGCCGGATCGATCTCGAGCAGCGACGGCTGGATCGCGCTGCACGCCAGCGAGACCGCGCCGTTGACCCTGGCCGCGCCCGCCGAGATCGACCTCACCGACGCGCACCGGGCGATCCTCGACACGCTGGCCGGCGGTGGCGCGTACTTCTTCCGGCAACTCGCCGTGGACGGAATCGCCGAAACTGCGCTCAAAGAGGCGCTGTGGGAGCTGATCTGGGCCGGCCGGGTCACCGGCGACACGTTGGTCCCGGTGCGTGCACTGCTGACGGGCGCTGGGGCCCGTAAGCGCTCCGCCCCCGCGCACCGCACCCGCCGCCCGCCGCGGCTGAGCCGCTACAGCGTCGCGCACGCCCAGCACCGCGCCACCGACCCGACCGTGGCCGGCCGCTGGTCGGCCCTGCCGGCCCCCGAACCGGATTCCACCGTGCGGGCGCACTACCAGGCCGAGCTGCTGCTGAACCGCCACGGCGTGCTAACCAGGGGCGCGGTGACGGCCGAGGGCGTGCCGGGCGGCTTCGCGACGCTATATAAGGTGCTGAGCACCTTCGAGGAGGCCGGCAGGTGCCAGCGCGGCTACTTCGTCGAGTCGCTGGGCGGCGCCCAATTCGCCGTCGCCTCCACCGTCGACCGGCTGCGCAGCTACACCGACGGGATCGACCCGGAGCGGCCCGAATACCGGGCGGTCGTGCTGGCCGCCGCCGACCCGGCCAACCCCTATGGTGCCGCGCTGCCCTGGCCCGCCTCCGCCGGCGACGGCGCGGCACGGCCGGGCCGCAAGGCCGGCGCGCTCGTCGCGCTGGTGGACGGCGAGCCGGCCTGGTTCCTGGAGCGCGGCGGACGGTCCCTGCTGACCTTCACCGACGACCCCGCGGCCGACCACGCCGCGGCCGCGGCGCTGGCCGACCTGGTCGCCGCCCGGCGCGTCGCGTCGATCCTGGTCGAGCGCATCGACGGGACGCCGGCGTTGCAGCCGCGCCCCGGCGGGCCGGGCCCGGTCGTCGAAGCACTATCGGACGCCGGATTCGTCCGCACCCCACGCGGAATGCGGCTGCGGTAACCCGATGCCCGAGGGCGATACCGTCTGGCACACGGCGGCCGTGCTGCGACAGCACCTGGCCGGGCGGACCCTGACACGCTGCGACGTCCGGGTGCCGCGGTTCGCCACCGTCGACCTCACCGGACAGGTGGTGGACGAGGTGATCAGCCGGGGCAAGCACCTGTTCATCCGCGTCGGGCGGGCCAGCATTCACTCGCACCTGAAGATGGACGGCAGCTGGCGGGTCGGCAACCGGCCGGTGCGGGTGGATCACCGGGCACGAATCATTTTGGAAGCAAACGGGATTCGCGCGGTCGGCGTCGACCTCGGGGTATTGGAGATCGTGGCACGCGACCGGGACGGCGACGCGGTCGCCCACCTGGGGCCCGACCTGATGGGCGAGGACTGGGACCCCGCGCGCGCCGCCGCCAACCTGAGCAGCCGCCCGGACCGGCCGATCGCCGAGGCGCTGCTCGACCAGCGGGTGCTGGCCGGGATCGGCAATGTCTACTGCAACGAACTCTGTTTCGTCAGTGGACATCTGCCCACCGCGCCGGTCGGCGCGGTGGCCGACCCGCGTCGGCTGGCCTCCCGCGCGCGAGACATGCTGTGGGCCAACCGCTTCCGCTGGAACCGCTGCACCACCGGCGACACGCGGGCGGACCGGCGGCTGTGGGTCTACGGGCGAGCCGGGCAGCCCTGCCGTCGCTGCGGCGCCCGCATCGACTACGACGACACCGGTGACCGGGTGGCGTATTGGTGCCCGTCCTGTCAGCGCTGAAGGAGCCGCCGACCACTAAACCAGGTTTCACCCGTTCGCTCGCGACGTGCGATGATCGCAAGTCAGCGGCTTGCCTTGCCGCCAGCACGGCTCAGCGGGGAGGTTCGGCTATGACCACCGGCCACCCGCGCTCGCCCAAACCCCGGCGACCACGATCGGCCGGCCTTGCCGTGGCGGTCGCGCTGCTGGGCCTCGCGGGAGCGGCAGCCCCGGCCGCGCGCGCCGACGCGGTCGACAACGCGTTCGTGGCGGCGGTGAAGGCCAAGGGCATCGACTTCCCCTCGCCGCAGGCCGCGATCGTCGCCGGCCACGAGGTCTGCGATCAGCTCGATCTCGGCATGCAGAAGTCCGACGTGGCGTCCGAGGTGATGAATAACAGCAAGCTCGACGGCTATCACGCCGGGTACTTCGTCGGCGCGAGCGTCGCCGCGTACTGCCCGAGGCACCGCTCGTCGACCTGATGGCCCCGGCTCACGAGACGGCGTCGACCGCGGTCGACAAGCGCGACATAAACTCATTCGGGATGGGGACATATCCGTTGTCCGCCAGGCCATTCTGGCCGGCGCCGATCGTGCTTTGCAGGAACGCCTTCACGGCGGAACCGACCTGCGGGTCGGGGTACTTCGAGCACACGACCTCATACGTCGCCAGCACGATCGGGTAGGAGCCGGGCTGGTTGGGCCGGTAGAACGAGATCGTGTCGAGGGCGAGGTCGTTGCCCTCCTTGATGAACCAGGCGGCGGAAATCGTCTTGCCCACCGAGTCGGTGCTGATCGCCACCGGGTCCGGATCCGCCGACGTCACGACCCTGGCCATATTCAGCTGTTGGGCCTGGGCGAACGACCATTCGATGTAGGTGATCGACCCCTCGGTGGTTTTGACGGCCGCGGCGGCGCCGTCGTTGCCCCTGGCGCCCTCGCCGACACCGCCGTTGAACTTCTTCCCGGCGCCCTTGCGCCACTCGCCGTTGGACGCGGTATCGAGATATTTCTGGAAGTTGTCCGTGGTGCCGGACTCGTCGCTGCGGAACACGACGCGAATCGGCTCGGCGGGCAGGGCCACGCCCGGGTTCAGCACCTGGATCGCGGGATCGTTCCAGGTCGAGATGCCCCCGCTGAAGATCCTGGCCGCGTTCGGGCCGTCGAGGTTCAACGACGTCACACCGTTAACGTTGTAGGCGATGGCGATGGGCCCGAACACCATCGGCAGGTTCCACACCGGCGAACCGCACCGCTGCTGCCCCCTGGCGTACTCGTCCTTGCTCAGCGGCGAGTCGGAGGCGCCGAAATCGGTTTGGTTGCCCATGAATTCGCTGATCCCCGCGCCGGAGCCGTTGGGCGTGTAGTTCAGGGTCTGGCCCGGGCAGGCTTGTTCGAAGGCCTTGACAAAACGGTCCATCGCGTTGAGCTGCGCCGTGGAGCCGCTGGCCTTCAGGGTCGGCTTGCCGCCGCAGGCCACCTTCGCCGACGACTCGCCCGTCGCGCTTCCCCCGGTGCCGTTGTTGTCACCGCCACACGCCGACAGCAGCACCGCGCCCGCGGCCAGGACGCTCGCGACGCCAAACCGATTGACTCGCACCGCAATATCTCCGTACGGCACGGCCGAGACAACCGCCGCCACCGTGGCCGCGGCCCGCAAAACTGCCGTCTTCCTCGCGGCCATGAGGCATGGTAACAAGATCGCCCCCGCGCGCCGATCGGCCAGGTCTAGCCGCGCGTGTGCGCAAGAAAAAACTGCGCGATGACGTGTGAGGCGTCCAGCGCGCGCGAGGTGCGCCCGATGATCGCCTGGGGCAGATATTGTTTGCCGCCCGGCCAGGTGTGCCCGCCGTTGTCGATCTGGTAGAAGACCACCTCGGTGGACGCCGCGCACGCCGCGGAATCGAAGCGGTGAACGACGGTGCCGTCCCCCACGTCGGGCAACACCTGCGCCGACGGCACGCCCTGGCAGCCGTCGACCGAGCGCCACTTGCCCACCACGTCGTTCGCCGCCATGGAATGGCTGACCCCGCCGCGGCCGTGCACCTTTCCGCCGTTGAACGGCACCAGCGGATCGGCGGTGCCGTGCGCGTCCAAAACCGACACCGGCCGCGACGGATTGCAGGGCACCCCGGCGCCCAGCGTGCCCGCGATCGGCGCGATCGCGGCGACGAGGTCGGCGCGGTCACAGGCCAGCCTGTTCGACATGAAACCGCCGTTGGACATGCCGGTGGCGAAGACGTGCCCGGGCGCGATGTTGTATTCGCTTTCCAGCTTGCCGGCCAGCGCGGCCAAAAACCCGACGTCGTCGACATGGCGGCGATCGGCCGGTGACGCCCCCCGCCCGTCGGCCCAGCTTTTGTCGTAACCGTCGGGATAGGCCACGAGCA
It includes:
- a CDS encoding DUF732 domain-containing protein; protein product: MTTGHPRSPKPRRPRSAGLAVAVALLGLAGAAAPAARADAVDNAFVAAVKAKGIDFPSPQAAIVAGHEVCDQLDLGMQKSDVASEVMNNSKLDGYHAGYFVGASVAAYCPRHRSST
- the nei2 gene encoding endonuclease VIII Nei2, which codes for MPEGDTVWHTAAVLRQHLAGRTLTRCDVRVPRFATVDLTGQVVDEVISRGKHLFIRVGRASIHSHLKMDGSWRVGNRPVRVDHRARIILEANGIRAVGVDLGVLEIVARDRDGDAVAHLGPDLMGEDWDPARAAANLSSRPDRPIAEALLDQRVLAGIGNVYCNELCFVSGHLPTAPVGAVADPRRLASRARDMLWANRFRWNRCTTGDTRADRRLWVYGRAGQPCRRCGARIDYDDTGDRVAYWCPSCQR
- a CDS encoding alpha/beta hydrolase family esterase, giving the protein MPHARWLPLAVLAACVAGCGVQHVSAASARDLPGTLRSGGMDRTYTLHVPPGDPVGLVLSLHGGGGTGVGQRGLTDFDTVADVDNLLVAYPDGYDKSWADGRGASPADRRHVDDVGFLAALAGKLESEYNIAPGHVFATGMSNGGFMSNRLACDRADLVAAIAPIAGTLGAGVPCNPSRPVSVLDAHGTADPLVPFNGGKVHGRGGVSHSMAANDVVGKWRSVDGCQGVPSAQVLPDVGDGTVVHRFDSAACAASTEVVFYQIDNGGHTWPGGKQYLPQAIIGRTSRALDASHVIAQFFLAHTRG
- a CDS encoding ATP-dependent helicase, with product MSNPDPLGRFSAITREWFASTFAAPTTAQADAWDAIADGHNTLVIAPTGSGKTLAAFLWALDSLAGAADRPAGTRVLYVSPLKALAVDVERNLRTPLAGLTRIAERRGLPAPDISVGVRSGDTPPAQRRQLLARPPDVLITTPESLFLMLTSAARETLAGVQTVIVDEIHAIAGGKRGAHLAVSLERLDDLRDGPPAQRIGLSATVRPPEELARFLSGGGPTTRTTIVAPPSAKTVELAVQVPVPDMANLANSSIWPDVEARLVDLIESHGSTIVFANSRRLAERLTARLNEIHAERSGIELTPEPNPRVAGGAPAHIMGSGQTWGTGAVLARAHHGSVSKEQRALVEEDLKRGLLKAVVATSSLELGIDMGAVDLVIQVEAPPSVASGLQRIGRAGHQVGEVSRGVLFPKHRTDLIGCAVSVQRMLAGQIETMRVPANPLDILAQQTVAAAALEPLDADKWFDTVRRAAPFATLPRSVYEATLDLLSGKYPSTEFAELRPRLVYDRDTGTLTARPGAQRLAVTSGGAIPDRGLFTVWLATEKPSRVGELDEEMVYESRPGDVISLGATSWRITEITHDRVLVIPAPGQPARLPFWRADGVGRPAELGAALGALTGELAGLGRDAFDKRCAGLGFDAYAADNLWGLLDEQRAAAGVVPTDTTLLVERFRDELGDWRVILHSPYGLRVHGPLALAVGRRLRERYGIDEKPTASDDGIVVRLPDTGFSAADAPPGAELFIFDADEIDPVVTAEVGGSALFASRFRECAARALLLPRRHPGRRSPLWHQRQRAAQLLDVARKYPDFPVVLETVRECLQDVYDVPALAGLMAGIAARTVRVLETETARPSPFAASLLFGYVGGFVYEGDTPLAERRAAALSLDSTLLAELLGRVELRELLDADVVAATGRQLQHLSDDRAARDAEGVADLLRLLGPLTEDEVAARAAAEDVGGWLEGLRAARRALTVSFAGRGWWVAIEDIGRLRDGVGAAVPPGVPTTFTEAVADPLGELLGRYARTHTPFTTAEAAARFGLGLRVTADVLGRLASSSGSGGRLVRGDFVAAPDIAGGEQWCDAEVLRILRRRSLAALRAQVEPVSTAAYGRFLPAWHGMSSGHSGLDGLMAVIDQLAGARMPASAIEPLVLASRIRDYAPAMLDELLASGEVTWSGAGSISSSDGWIALHASETAPLTLAAPAEIDLTDAHRAILDTLAGGGAYFFRQLAVDGIAETALKEALWELIWAGRVTGDTLVPVRALLTGAGARKRSAPAHRTRRPPRLSRYSVAHAQHRATDPTVAGRWSALPAPEPDSTVRAHYQAELLLNRHGVLTRGAVTAEGVPGGFATLYKVLSTFEEAGRCQRGYFVESLGGAQFAVASTVDRLRSYTDGIDPERPEYRAVVLAAADPANPYGAALPWPASAGDGAARPGRKAGALVALVDGEPAWFLERGGRSLLTFTDDPAADHAAAAALADLVAARRVASILVERIDGTPALQPRPGGPGPVVEALSDAGFVRTPRGMRLR
- the pstS gene encoding phosphate ABC transporter substrate-binding protein PstS, whose translation is MRVNRFGVASVLAAGAVLLSACGGDNNGTGGSATGESSAKVACGGKPTLKASGSTAQLNAMDRFVKAFEQACPGQTLNYTPNGSGAGISEFMGNQTDFGASDSPLSKDEYARGQQRCGSPVWNLPMVFGPIAIAYNVNGVTSLNLDGPNAARIFSGGISTWNDPAIQVLNPGVALPAEPIRVVFRSDESGTTDNFQKYLDTASNGEWRKGAGKKFNGGVGEGARGNDGAAAAVKTTEGSITYIEWSFAQAQQLNMARVVTSADPDPVAISTDSVGKTISAAWFIKEGNDLALDTISFYRPNQPGSYPIVLATYEVVCSKYPDPQVGSAVKAFLQSTIGAGQNGLADNGYVPIPNEFMSRLSTAVDAVS